In Ignavibacteriales bacterium, a single window of DNA contains:
- the greA gene encoding transcription elongation factor GreA, whose amino-acid sequence MQENKNNGSVYLTRERLVEIEKELHDLKIHGRLEVAQKIQEARSHGDLSENAEYDAAKEEQQHLELRISKLEQTLSRTRIIESKDLPNDKVYILSTVKLKDLKTKETVTYLLVSPEEADFEKNKISVTSPIGKGLMGKVQGEKIKVPVPAGTLEYEILGISR is encoded by the coding sequence ATGCAAGAAAATAAAAATAACGGGTCAGTCTATCTTACGCGCGAGCGTTTAGTTGAGATTGAAAAAGAACTTCACGATTTAAAAATACACGGAAGACTTGAAGTCGCTCAAAAAATTCAGGAAGCGCGCAGTCACGGCGATTTATCTGAGAACGCTGAGTATGACGCAGCCAAAGAAGAGCAACAGCATCTTGAGTTGCGGATTTCAAAATTGGAACAGACTCTTTCTCGAACCCGGATAATCGAAAGCAAAGATCTTCCAAACGATAAAGTTTATATTCTTTCAACGGTAAAATTAAAAGATTTAAAAACAAAAGAAACCGTTACCTATCTGCTCGTTTCACCTGAAGAAGCAGATTTTGAAAAAAATAAAATTTCAGTTACTTCTCCTATTGGCAAAGGATTGATGGGGAAAGTTCAGGGAGAAAAAATCAAAGTACCGGTACCTGCCGGAACTTTGGAATACGAAATTCTTGGCATCAGTCGATAG
- a CDS encoding bifunctional 3,4-dihydroxy-2-butanone-4-phosphate synthase/GTP cyclohydrolase II → MSRDHFKFNSIDEAVADLKNGKIIIVVDDEDRENEGDFIVAAEKCTPAAINFLAKHGRGIICVALTEQRTAELSLDMMVDSNTSLHETSFTVSVDSIHGTTTGVSAHDRNATVHTLINQNAKASDLARPGHIFPLRAMEGGILRRAGHTEAVIDLCKIAGLYPAGVLCEIMNEDGAMARVPDLIKLSKEFNIRIISVQDLIEYRMKREKLVQRLASTQLPSKYGIFKIHLYKSENDSKEHVALVKGDIDPEKPMLVRVHSECLTGDVFGSMRCDCNDQLVSSLKMIEKEGNGIILYMRQEGRGIGLLNKLRAYRLQDDGLDTVEANEKLGFRDDLRDYGIGAQILRDLGVRRMRLITNNPKKVVGLHGYELDIVERVPIEVKPHEHNERYLKTKRDKLGHLILLDQNK, encoded by the coding sequence GTGAGCAGAGATCATTTCAAATTTAATAGCATAGACGAAGCGGTAGCCGATTTAAAAAACGGTAAAATCATAATCGTCGTTGACGATGAAGATCGCGAGAATGAAGGAGATTTTATTGTCGCGGCAGAGAAATGCACTCCTGCGGCGATAAATTTTCTAGCGAAACATGGCAGAGGAATTATCTGCGTGGCACTGACTGAGCAAAGGACAGCGGAATTATCTCTCGACATGATGGTGGATAGCAATACTTCGCTTCACGAAACTTCTTTCACTGTTTCAGTCGATTCGATCCACGGTACTACAACAGGTGTTTCTGCTCACGATAGAAATGCAACTGTCCATACTTTGATTAATCAAAATGCGAAGGCAAGCGATCTAGCTCGGCCCGGTCATATCTTTCCGCTCCGAGCAATGGAAGGTGGCATACTTAGACGTGCTGGGCATACAGAAGCTGTCATCGATTTGTGTAAAATAGCCGGCTTATATCCTGCAGGTGTACTTTGCGAAATCATGAATGAAGATGGTGCCATGGCGCGTGTGCCTGATCTGATTAAATTATCAAAGGAATTCAACATCCGAATCATCTCGGTTCAAGACTTAATCGAATACAGGATGAAACGGGAAAAGTTAGTTCAACGTCTCGCCTCAACCCAACTACCATCCAAATATGGTATTTTTAAAATCCATCTCTACAAAAGCGAAAACGATAGCAAAGAACATGTCGCGCTTGTCAAAGGTGATATTGATCCGGAGAAACCTATGCTGGTTCGTGTTCATTCGGAATGTCTGACCGGTGATGTATTCGGTTCGATGCGATGCGATTGCAACGATCAACTGGTCTCTTCCCTGAAAATGATAGAGAAGGAAGGAAATGGTATTATCCTTTATATGCGGCAGGAGGGAAGAGGGATCGGATTGCTGAATAAATTGCGGGCATATCGTTTGCAGGATGACGGTTTAGACACTGTTGAAGCCAATGAGAAATTGGGTTTCCGGGATGATTTGAGAGATTACGGGATAGGTGCGCAGATACTTCGCGATCTTGGTGTTCGCCGAATGAGATTGATTACAAACAATCCTAAAAAAGTGGTTGGTTTGCACGGTTATGAGCTTGATATCGTTGAGCGGGTACCGATCGAAGTAAAACCACACGAACATAATGAACGTTATCTAAAAACAAAAAGAGATAAATTGGGACATCTGATTTTACTCGATCAAAACAAATAA
- the yajC gene encoding preprotein translocase subunit YajC, whose translation MAPQGQGQGGGMFSTLIMFGLIIVIFYFMILRPQQKRQKERDKMLNDVQKGDKIITVGGMHGNVVGLEDKTVLVQISDNVKVKIEKSAISSVVRSTSDSVGKTN comes from the coding sequence ATGGCACCACAAGGTCAGGGACAGGGTGGAGGTATGTTCAGCACCCTAATTATGTTCGGCTTGATCATTGTGATATTTTACTTTATGATATTGAGACCACAACAGAAAAGACAAAAAGAAAGAGATAAAATGCTAAACGATGTTCAAAAAGGTGATAAGATTATCACTGTTGGTGGTATGCACGGAAATGTTGTTGGCTTAGAAGATAAAACTGTTTTGGTTCAAATTTCTGATAATGTAAAAGTAAAGATCGAAAAATCTGCTATCTCATCAGTTGTACGAAGCACAAGTGATAGCGTAGGAAAAACTAATTAA
- the tgt gene encoding tRNA guanosine(34) transglycosylase Tgt has product MRFVLEMKDENARAGIIHTDNGSITTPAFMPVGTQGTVKAIAQRTIEEIGAEIILSNTYHLYLRPGTDVLFEAGGLHKFMSWRKPILTDSGGYQVFSLSDLRKIAEEGVRFKSHLDGSTHQFTPEKVIEIQRIIGSDIMMVLDECAPYPCTNDYARESNSLSMRWAERCLIYFNSNGKLYNHSQSIFGIVQGSVFPEIRKESASILKEMNFDGYGIGGLAVGEPAEMMYEMIEITNSILPENKPRYLMGVGTPENILEAIDRGVDMFDCVLPTRNGRNAQLFTRNGTLNITNLKFKNDLRPVDSECECYTCKNFSRSYIRHLFNVKEVLGLELATIHNLYYYQWLVHSARKFIMDGNFRDWKQKQLLRLNGAI; this is encoded by the coding sequence GTGAGATTCGTTCTTGAAATGAAAGATGAAAATGCCCGCGCGGGTATTATTCATACTGATAATGGTTCTATAACTACGCCTGCATTCATGCCGGTTGGAACTCAAGGCACCGTAAAAGCAATTGCTCAAAGAACTATTGAAGAAATTGGTGCGGAGATAATTCTAAGTAATACTTATCATTTGTACTTAAGACCCGGCACAGATGTACTGTTTGAGGCAGGAGGATTACATAAATTTATGAGTTGGCGAAAACCGATTCTGACTGATAGCGGCGGGTATCAGGTGTTCAGCTTGTCTGATTTGAGAAAGATCGCGGAAGAAGGGGTTCGGTTCAAATCGCATCTCGACGGATCGACACATCAATTCACACCTGAAAAAGTGATAGAGATCCAGCGTATAATAGGTTCAGATATCATGATGGTTCTCGATGAGTGTGCTCCGTATCCTTGCACTAACGATTACGCAAGAGAATCGAACAGCTTAAGTATGCGTTGGGCTGAGAGATGTTTAATATATTTCAATTCAAATGGAAAATTATACAACCATTCACAGTCGATATTCGGAATTGTACAAGGCAGTGTTTTTCCCGAGATAAGGAAGGAATCAGCATCCATTTTGAAAGAAATGAATTTTGATGGTTACGGTATTGGAGGTTTGGCGGTTGGGGAACCAGCCGAGATGATGTATGAGATGATTGAAATAACGAATTCGATACTTCCGGAAAATAAACCCCGGTATTTGATGGGGGTTGGAACTCCGGAAAATATTCTAGAAGCAATTGATCGCGGTGTGGATATGTTTGATTGTGTGTTGCCGACTCGCAATGGAAGAAACGCGCAGTTATTCACGAGAAACGGTACTCTGAATATCACGAATCTAAAATTTAAAAACGATTTAAGACCTGTTGATTCCGAATGTGAATGCTATACTTGCAAGAATTTCTCAAGATCGTACATCAGACACTTATTTAACGTCAAAGAAGTTTTAGGGTTGGAACTTGCAACCATCCATAATCTTTATTATTATCAATGGTTAGTGCATAGTGCCCGGAAATTTATTATGGATGGAAATTTTAGGGATTGGAAACAAAAGCAGTTACTACGGCTAAATGGGGCAATTTAG
- the vanZ gene encoding VanZ family protein: MSIHFKHFIRYQFPAIAWALLIFIGSSIPSKYFPSSRIFTYDKLIHIFLFFVLGVFVYRALTPYQNRHDINWRRLIITVMIVVGYGILDELYQGTVPGRSLDFYDGIADTIGGILAALLVIFLAKRNKRVIVSE; the protein is encoded by the coding sequence GTGAGCATACATTTTAAACATTTCATACGATATCAATTCCCGGCTATTGCCTGGGCTTTATTGATCTTTATCGGTTCATCAATACCGTCAAAATATTTTCCATCATCGAGGATATTTACGTACGATAAATTAATTCATATATTCTTGTTTTTTGTATTGGGAGTGTTTGTCTATCGGGCGCTAACACCTTATCAAAACCGGCACGATATTAATTGGCGCCGGTTGATAATTACTGTAATGATTGTCGTCGGTTATGGGATACTTGACGAACTTTACCAAGGAACAGTCCCTGGCAGATCACTTGATTTCTATGATGGAATAGCCGATACAATCGGTGGTATATTAGCCGCGTTACTGGTTATTTTTTTAGCAAAGCGTAATAAACGTGTAATTGTCTCAGAATAA
- a CDS encoding NAD(P)H-hydrate dehydratase has translation MQQCDRYAINTLKIPGLILMENAGRGTVDLIEKRYGPVLGKKFIVVCGKGNNGGDGFVIARHLFVRGGMVVTVLIGKSSELKGDAKTNYLTLSTIERKYGTTKKLKLLQDYSKKKISMLPKADFIIDALFGTGFKGKVCEPQLGVIQWINNRPEKKISIDIPSGIDADTGTIGNNAVTASDTATMGFKKIGLTIGDGREYAGKVDVIDISLPDEIIKTVEPNNFIVGIDDVKKLLPRRRFNAHKHSVGKIILLAGSRGMTGAAALTARAAMRAGAGSVILGTPKSVYPILGRKMTEVMVEPLPETEYGTLSLDAYNFIDKYSQWADIVICGPGFSRNPESAELIWKIVSSWKKPLLLDADGLNNISEKLSILKNHAASNFIITPHTGEFSRLTGLTTDEINRNRPQVVRDITKQFKLTCVLKGAPTITGSDNGKIFINSTGNAGMASAGMGDVLTGIIGGLWAQGVSQDDAAIAGVYLHGLAGDFAKIKFGEKSLMALDLLSLIPESLLHIEKHI, from the coding sequence ATGCAACAGTGTGATCGCTACGCGATTAACACGTTGAAAATTCCCGGTTTAATCTTAATGGAGAATGCCGGGAGAGGTACCGTTGATTTGATAGAAAAAAGATACGGCCCCGTTCTGGGGAAAAAGTTTATTGTGGTGTGTGGGAAAGGAAACAATGGCGGCGATGGCTTTGTTATTGCCAGGCATCTTTTTGTCCGGGGTGGGATGGTTGTAACCGTTTTGATTGGAAAATCGAGTGAATTGAAAGGAGATGCGAAAACAAATTATCTCACATTATCGACTATAGAACGAAAGTATGGAACCACAAAGAAGCTGAAACTACTGCAAGATTACAGTAAGAAAAAAATATCCATGCTCCCCAAAGCAGATTTCATTATTGATGCACTTTTTGGTACTGGATTTAAAGGGAAAGTATGCGAACCTCAACTCGGAGTGATACAATGGATCAATAACCGCCCGGAGAAAAAAATAAGTATTGATATTCCTTCGGGCATCGATGCGGATACAGGAACAATTGGAAACAATGCAGTCACCGCATCAGATACGGCAACAATGGGATTTAAAAAAATCGGTTTAACCATCGGCGATGGAAGAGAATACGCCGGTAAGGTTGATGTAATTGATATATCTTTACCGGATGAAATTATTAAAACAGTTGAACCAAATAATTTCATTGTTGGAATTGATGATGTAAAAAAATTGTTGCCAAGACGGCGTTTCAACGCGCATAAACATTCGGTAGGGAAAATAATACTTTTAGCAGGATCACGCGGGATGACAGGAGCTGCAGCATTAACGGCACGGGCAGCGATGCGCGCAGGAGCAGGATCGGTGATTCTTGGAACACCCAAATCGGTTTATCCGATACTGGGGAGAAAAATGACTGAGGTGATGGTTGAACCGCTTCCTGAGACTGAGTACGGAACGTTAAGTTTAGATGCGTATAACTTTATCGATAAATATTCCCAATGGGCTGATATAGTTATTTGCGGACCAGGATTTTCGAGAAACCCGGAATCGGCAGAATTGATTTGGAAAATAGTCTCATCATGGAAGAAACCGCTTCTTTTAGATGCCGATGGCTTGAATAATATTTCCGAAAAATTATCAATCTTAAAGAATCATGCAGCTTCTAATTTTATTATTACACCTCACACCGGGGAATTTTCAAGATTAACAGGTTTAACCACGGATGAAATAAATAGAAATCGTCCTCAAGTTGTAAGAGATATCACCAAACAATTTAAATTGACATGCGTTCTGAAAGGGGCACCGACAATTACGGGATCGGATAATGGAAAAATTTTTATAAATTCAACCGGCAATGCTGGTATGGCATCTGCCGGAATGGGAGATGTGTTAACTGGTATAATTGGAGGTCTATGGGCACAGGGTGTCAGCCAGGATGATGCTGCAATTGCGGGAGTTTATCTACACGGTTTAGCGGGGGACTTTGCCAAAATAAAATTCGGTGAAAAGAGTTTGATGGCTCTTGACCTTCTCTCATTAATACCGGAATCATTACTTCATATTGAAAAGCATATCTGA
- a CDS encoding NADH-quinone oxidoreductase subunit N encodes MNILSSELFAIAPLISLTIVSLIVLLTEALVKQSERLSYWISIIGLFVTSYLAIVTMPLRGTVLNSMIIIGGYSSYFSIIFCSAALFTIIFSKEYLNYQQSKIGEFYLLIIFSTIGMMLMASAADLILLFIGLELMSICLYVLAGFFRNRQLSNEAALKYFLLGAFATSFLLYGIALVYGATGSTNIDIIVQNLTNISNSYFMSVGIGLILIGLAFKVGAVPFHMWVPDVYQGSPTPISGFMATGAKAAAFSAFVVLFINSTSPEIKTVLILLSALSMIVGNIIAISQNNVKRMLAYSSIAHAGYMLSGLAAANQLGRDGILFYLLSYMLMNVGAFGVISMLETGEEKNLSFDDYKGLGTKKPALAAILSVLMFSLAGIPPFAGFFGKYYIFISAVNSNLTWLAILGVLTSVISVYYYLRLVVVMYFKGGEEILPAKVSQLSYLVLIAIIIFITGIGVYPSSILSIINQIP; translated from the coding sequence ATGAACATACTAAGCTCTGAACTTTTTGCAATAGCGCCATTAATTTCTCTTACAATCGTATCGCTAATCGTTTTGCTCACCGAAGCATTGGTGAAGCAGAGCGAGCGGCTGAGTTATTGGATAAGTATAATCGGTTTGTTTGTAACCTCTTATCTCGCTATAGTAACCATGCCGTTGAGAGGTACAGTTTTAAATTCGATGATTATAATCGGAGGATACAGCAGTTATTTTTCAATTATATTTTGTTCTGCAGCATTATTTACGATAATCTTTTCCAAGGAATATTTAAATTACCAACAATCAAAGATCGGTGAATTTTATCTGCTGATAATATTCTCGACAATCGGAATGATGTTAATGGCATCTGCCGCCGATTTAATATTATTATTCATCGGTTTAGAATTGATGTCGATTTGTCTTTATGTATTAGCAGGATTCTTCCGCAACCGTCAATTATCTAACGAGGCGGCATTAAAATATTTTTTACTTGGAGCTTTTGCCACAAGTTTTCTTTTATATGGAATTGCTTTGGTGTACGGCGCAACGGGATCGACTAATATCGACATAATTGTCCAAAATTTAACAAACATTAGTAATTCATACTTCATGTCGGTTGGAATCGGATTGATATTAATCGGACTTGCATTCAAAGTAGGTGCAGTTCCTTTTCATATGTGGGTACCGGATGTGTATCAAGGTTCACCAACCCCGATATCCGGTTTCATGGCTACGGGCGCAAAAGCGGCGGCGTTTTCCGCGTTCGTTGTTTTGTTCATCAATTCAACATCACCGGAAATCAAAACAGTCTTGATTCTACTCTCCGCGTTATCAATGATAGTCGGTAACATAATTGCAATCTCACAAAACAATGTCAAAAGAATGCTCGCATATTCAAGCATTGCCCATGCAGGTTATATGCTCAGCGGTTTGGCTGCAGCTAACCAATTAGGACGAGATGGAATTTTATTTTATCTGCTATCTTATATGTTGATGAACGTGGGCGCGTTCGGTGTAATTTCTATGCTTGAAACAGGTGAGGAAAAAAATCTTTCATTCGACGATTACAAAGGACTTGGAACAAAAAAACCTGCACTTGCCGCGATATTATCTGTCTTGATGTTCTCACTCGCCGGGATTCCGCCATTCGCCGGATTCTTCGGAAAATATTATATCTTCATCTCAGCAGTTAATTCTAATTTAACGTGGCTGGCAATTCTTGGCGTTCTGACAAGTGTAATCTCGGTCTATTATTATCTAAGACTTGTTGTTGTTATGTATTTTAAAGGAGGAGAAGAGATTCTACCTGCTAAAGTATCTCAGTTGAGCTATCTCGTTCTCATCGCAATAATTATATTCATAACCGGAATTGGTGTTTATCCAAGTTCTATCCTTTCCATCATAAATCAGATTCCTTAG
- a CDS encoding cation:proton antiporter, which yields MNVAPVIVFVGILIFLAHLFAGIFRRTKIPDVLFLFIIGLVLGPVLSIVTPDKFGAVGSIFTTITLVIILFEGGISIPFDSIRFAIRGALPLTILNFFATMIAFGFIGVIFSELDLMKSLMLGAMVGGTSSAIVIPLVRQLSMHENSRSILVLESAISDVLCIVVVLGFLEAMRFGELQLGLMIGKMIASFLLAIILGGFGAFVWSLILHKVRTLQNSLFLTPAFVFIVFGIVELLGYSGAISSLAFGFTIANINLVKIPLLKKYISKEPISLNEPEKLFEAEIVFLLKTFFFVYIGLSIQFLNVGWIIFGLLLTIALFALRVPVVKYSISKATPVSDVRLMSVIVPKGLAAAVLASLPFQQGIEGGEFIQNITYIVILFSVIFTSVMIVLINNPAIKKYYNTYFKNFHISSDTNTENSEL from the coding sequence ATGAATGTAGCACCTGTAATCGTCTTCGTTGGAATACTTATTTTTCTAGCCCATCTTTTCGCGGGAATTTTTAGAAGAACAAAGATCCCTGATGTTTTATTTCTTTTCATAATAGGTTTAGTATTAGGACCGGTTTTAAGCATTGTGACACCTGATAAATTTGGTGCTGTTGGTTCGATTTTTACTACCATCACTCTTGTAATAATACTATTCGAAGGCGGGATCAGCATTCCTTTTGATAGCATTCGATTTGCAATTCGCGGGGCGCTGCCGCTTACAATACTTAATTTCTTCGCTACAATGATTGCGTTTGGTTTTATCGGAGTAATATTCAGTGAACTCGATTTGATGAAATCCTTGATGCTCGGTGCAATGGTGGGCGGTACATCTTCTGCTATTGTAATTCCTCTAGTACGACAACTTTCAATGCATGAGAATTCAAGATCAATTCTCGTTCTTGAATCAGCCATCAGCGATGTCCTATGCATTGTGGTTGTGCTCGGTTTCCTTGAGGCGATGAGATTTGGTGAATTACAATTAGGTTTGATGATAGGTAAGATGATTGCATCTTTTTTGTTGGCTATAATTTTAGGAGGCTTTGGTGCATTCGTTTGGTCGTTAATATTACATAAAGTTAGGACATTGCAGAATTCATTATTCTTAACTCCGGCATTTGTTTTTATAGTTTTTGGCATTGTTGAATTATTAGGTTATAGCGGAGCCATTTCATCCTTGGCGTTTGGTTTTACAATCGCAAATATCAATCTCGTAAAAATACCTTTATTGAAGAAATATATTTCTAAAGAACCAATCTCATTGAACGAGCCGGAGAAACTATTTGAGGCGGAGATTGTTTTTTTGTTGAAAACATTTTTCTTCGTTTATATTGGATTATCGATTCAATTCTTAAATGTTGGGTGGATAATTTTCGGACTACTTTTAACTATCGCGTTGTTCGCATTGAGAGTTCCTGTAGTGAAATATTCTATATCCAAAGCGACACCTGTAAGCGATGTTCGACTAATGTCTGTTATAGTTCCCAAAGGATTGGCTGCAGCAGTCTTAGCATCACTTCCATTTCAACAAGGAATCGAAGGTGGAGAGTTTATCCAAAATATCACCTATATAGTCATACTCTTCAGCGTGATATTTACATCAGTCATGATTGTTTTAATTAATAATCCGGCAATAAAAAAATATTACAATACTTATTTTAAAAACTTTCATATATCCTCAGATACAAATACCGAAAATTCTGAACTATAG
- a CDS encoding GNAT family N-acetyltransferase: MPQIDLKTFEKNIIVRPLQIRDYNDVVEIQLNCFPGMIPWSMEQFESQLSIFGEGQLGVEYQNRLIASSSSLVLDFELYASWHNWKEIADAGYIRNHDPKGNTLYGIEIMVDPEFRGLKLARRLYHARKTLAKEMNLMRIIIGGRIPGYGQYADQMSAREYVDKVIDKILIDPVLTTQLSNGFILKRLIPNYLTSDKESKGYATFLEWTNIDYVPDTTRKYMPIAPVRICAVQFQMRLVENFDAFAKQCEYFVDVASDYRSDFVLFPEIFTLQLLSFLPPLRPALAMRKLSEYTPNYLELFTKLAVKYDVNIIGGSHYTVEDDNLYNISYLFRRDGTIGKQYKLHITPNEQRWWGVKPGNSIEVFDTDKGKISIQICYDIEFPEVSRIAVEKGAQIIFVPFSTDERYAYLRVRYCAQARCIENHVYVAMAGTVGNLPSVENMDIQYAQSAIFTPSDIPFTRDAIQSEATPNIETVIIDDVDLELLKSHRQTGSVLNWKDRRIDLYEINFKKE, from the coding sequence ATGCCTCAGATAGACTTGAAAACATTTGAAAAGAATATTATCGTCCGTCCCTTGCAGATTCGAGATTATAATGATGTGGTTGAAATACAACTTAACTGTTTTCCCGGAATGATACCATGGTCAATGGAACAATTTGAAAGCCAACTTTCAATATTTGGAGAAGGACAATTAGGTGTTGAATATCAAAATCGATTAATAGCTTCTTCGAGCAGTCTTGTTCTCGATTTTGAGTTATATGCTTCATGGCATAACTGGAAAGAGATCGCTGACGCAGGATACATCAGAAACCATGATCCGAAAGGTAATACACTATATGGCATAGAGATAATGGTTGATCCTGAGTTCAGGGGACTAAAACTAGCGCGCAGATTGTATCACGCAAGGAAAACGCTTGCAAAAGAAATGAATTTAATGCGGATAATTATTGGTGGACGAATACCTGGTTACGGACAATATGCCGACCAGATGTCTGCACGAGAATATGTTGATAAAGTTATTGATAAGATTCTTATCGATCCGGTTTTAACAACACAACTTTCAAACGGTTTTATTCTTAAACGCCTTATTCCCAATTACCTTACTTCCGATAAGGAATCAAAAGGATATGCCACATTTCTAGAGTGGACAAATATCGATTATGTACCTGATACAACGCGAAAATATATGCCCATTGCACCAGTTAGAATTTGTGCAGTTCAATTTCAGATGCGTTTAGTTGAAAACTTTGATGCTTTTGCAAAACAATGTGAATACTTTGTTGATGTTGCTTCTGATTACCGAAGTGATTTTGTACTTTTTCCTGAAATATTTACGCTACAGTTACTTTCATTCTTACCACCATTACGTCCTGCTCTTGCGATGAGAAAACTTTCTGAATATACACCCAATTATCTTGAGTTGTTCACAAAGCTCGCCGTCAAGTATGATGTGAATATAATTGGTGGCTCCCATTACACGGTTGAGGATGATAATTTATACAATATCTCATATCTTTTTCGTCGTGATGGAACTATTGGTAAGCAATATAAATTACACATAACGCCTAACGAACAGCGATGGTGGGGTGTTAAGCCCGGAAATTCGATTGAGGTCTTCGATACTGATAAGGGGAAAATATCAATTCAAATCTGCTATGACATTGAATTTCCTGAGGTAAGTAGAATTGCTGTTGAAAAAGGGGCACAAATAATTTTTGTTCCATTTAGTACCGATGAAAGATACGCTTACCTGAGAGTTCGTTATTGCGCTCAAGCAAGATGTATCGAAAACCATGTCTATGTAGCAATGGCTGGTACCGTAGGTAATCTTCCATCTGTAGAAAACATGGATATACAATATGCCCAATCAGCGATTTTCACTCCGTCCGATATCCCTTTTACTCGCGATGCAATTCAATCAGAAGCAACCCCAAATATTGAAACCGTCATAATAGACGATGTTGATTTAGAATTGTTAAAATCACACCGTCAAACCGGAAGTGTTCTTAATTGGAAAGATCGAAGAATAGATTTATACGAAATAAATTTTAAAAAAGAATAA
- a CDS encoding universal stress protein, translated as MYKLEKILCPTDFSASSLDAIRFAIHATERLKGTITLLFVDGYFTTAPGYFMQSEQQRLEHHKVIEELAHNKFSEIVQTLQLDKDRTNFLIRSGTPYIEIINEAETNGYSAVVLSTLGLGRSSPHLIGRTAERVVRLIRTPIFTVGPQNTILIPKITTILCSTDFSEYGNYALPYAISIAQQYSARLFLVHIADISFTHPERLMDKFPDLNIYHDNANDVFIEKIIDKDIEPENAIVRLAQEYEADLIVMGTHGARGMRRVQIGNTTEEVVRRVSVPVLTVTHPVHKVVFRNRFGEYQQ; from the coding sequence ATGTATAAACTTGAAAAAATACTGTGCCCGACAGATTTTTCTGCAAGCTCACTTGATGCAATCCGTTTTGCGATCCATGCCACTGAACGGTTAAAGGGAACAATTACCTTACTTTTTGTTGACGGATATTTTACAACTGCCCCGGGATATTTTATGCAGAGTGAACAACAACGACTTGAGCATCACAAAGTCATTGAGGAATTGGCTCATAATAAATTTTCTGAGATTGTTCAGACCCTTCAATTAGACAAAGACCGTACTAATTTCCTGATCCGCTCCGGAACGCCTTATATTGAAATTATCAACGAAGCTGAAACAAATGGATATTCAGCAGTCGTACTTTCAACTCTTGGATTGGGACGCTCCTCCCCGCATCTCATAGGAAGGACTGCGGAACGTGTGGTTCGGCTCATACGAACTCCAATATTTACTGTAGGTCCTCAAAACACAATATTGATTCCTAAAATTACAACCATATTATGTTCCACAGATTTTTCCGAGTACGGAAATTATGCTCTCCCCTATGCAATCTCGATTGCACAGCAATACTCTGCAAGACTCTTCTTGGTACATATTGCAGATATCTCTTTTACTCACCCTGAACGATTGATGGATAAATTTCCAGATCTGAATATATATCATGACAATGCGAATGATGTTTTCATAGAAAAGATAATCGATAAAGATATTGAACCGGAGAATGCAATTGTACGATTAGCACAAGAATATGAGGCAGATCTTATTGTAATGGGAACACATGGTGCGCGCGGAATGCGAAGAGTTCAAATAGGAAACACTACCGAAGAGGTTGTTCGTCGTGTGAGTGTACCGGTACTTACCGTCACTCATCCGGTGCATAAGGTTGTATTCCGAAACCGTTTCGGTGAATATCAACAATAA